In a single window of the Equus quagga isolate Etosha38 chromosome 7, UCLA_HA_Equagga_1.0, whole genome shotgun sequence genome:
- the LOC124241769 gene encoding LOW QUALITY PROTEIN: acyl-coenzyme A synthetase ACSM2B, mitochondrial (The sequence of the model RefSeq protein was modified relative to this genomic sequence to represent the inferred CDS: inserted 3 bases in 2 codons; deleted 3 bases in 3 codons; substituted 2 bases at 2 genomic stop codons) → MHWLWKLQGLCILWGTWMSNSTVHIHIRQLAALQWGHQKVPAKFNFASDVVGHWAGMEKAGKWPPSPALWXVSGDGDEVMWNFSQRSELSQQAANVLSGACGLQCGNREVVVLPRVPEWCLVTLGCVRAGLVFMPRTIQMKAXDFLYRQQVSKARVIVAGDEVAQAVDMVAPDSPSLKTNPLMSEKIRDRCLDFKTLLQEASTTHCCMQTGSQEAVAIYFISGTSSLPKMAEHSHSSLGIKAKMDAEXEDIWTDLQASDIIWSISNTAWIVQLLASFLEPWTSGGHIFIHLLPKFDPLVILKALSSYPVSNVVGAPSVHRMLIQQDLSRYKLPHLQNCLSRGETLLPDTLEKWRAQTGLDIQEFYGQTEMILGLTCRVSKTMKVKPGYLGTTTPHYDVQVVDDKGNILPTGAEGDLGIRVKLMRSIGIFSGYDNPEKTVANTQGDFWLLGDRGIKDEDGYFQFMGGGGGGADDIINSSGYQIGPSEVENALMEQPTVVETAVVSSPDPIQGEVLKAFVVLAPQFLSHDPXSHVKSVTAPYKYLRKLEFVLDLPKTVTGKI, encoded by the exons ATGCACTGGCTGTGGAAACTCCAGGGGCTTTGTATCCTGTGGGGGACT TGGATGTCTAATAGCACTGTCCACATTCATATCAGGCAATTGGCAGCCCTGCAGTGGGGCCACCAGAAGGTCCCTGCCAAGTTTAACTTTGCTAGTGATGTGGTGGGTCACTGGGCTGGCATGGAGA AGGCTGGCAAGTggccccccagcccagccctgtggTGAGTGAGTGGCGATGGGGATGAAGTGATGTGGAACTTCAGCCAACGGAGTGAACTCAGCCAGCAGGCAGCCAATGTCCTCTCGGGGGCCTGTGGCCTGCAGTGTGGGAACCGTGAGGTGGTGGTGCTGCCCCGAGTGCCTGAGTGGTGCCTGGTGACCCTGGGTTGCGTGAGAGCAG GCCTCGTCTTCATGCCCAGGACTATCCAGATGAAAGC AGACTTTCTCTATAGGCAGCAGGTGTCCAAGGCCAGGGTCATTGTGGCTGGGGATGAAGTGGCCCAGGCAGTGGACATGGTGGCACCTGACTCCCCTTCTCTGAAAACAAACCCACTGATGTCTGAGAAAATCCGAGACAGATGTCTGGACTTCAAGACACTACTACA AGAAGCATCTACCACTCATTGCTGTATGCAGACTGGAAGCCAAGAAGCAGTTGCCATCTACTTCATCAGTGGGACCAGTAGCCTTCCCAAGATGGCAGAACACTCTCACTCAAGTCTGGGCATCAAGGCCAAGATGGATGCTGAATGAGAAGA CATATGGACAGACCTGCAAGCCTCTGACATCATATGGAGCATCTCAAACACAGCTTGGATAGTG CAACTTTTGGCCTCATTTCTGGAGCCCTGGACATCAGGAGGACACATATTTATCCATCTCTTGCCAAAGTTTGACCCACTGGTCATTCTAA AGGCACTGTCCAGCTACCCAGTCAGCAATGTGGTAGGAGCCCCCAGTGTTCACCGGATGTTGATTCAACAGGATCTTTCCAG gtACAAGCTCCCACATCTACAGAACTGCTTAAGCAGAGGGGAGACCCTCCTTCCAGACACATTGGAGAAGTGGAGGGCCCAGACAGGACTGGACATCCAAGAATTCTATGGCCAGACAGAAATGATACTT GGACTCACTTGCAGAGTTTCCAAGACAATGAAAGTCAAACCTGGCTACCTGGGAACCACCACTCCCCATTACGATGTGCAG GTTGTAGATGACAAGGGCAACATCCTGCCCACTGGTGCAGAAGGAGACTTGGGCATCAGGGTCAAACTTATGAGGTCTATAGGCATCTTCTCTGGCTAC GACAATCCTGAGAAGACAGTGGCCAACACCCAAGGAGATTTTTGGCTCCTGGGAGACCGGGGAATCAAGGATGAAGATGGATATTTCCAGTtcatggggggcgggggggggggggcagatgATATCATTAACTCCAGCGG ATACCAGATTGGACCCTCAGAGGTGGAGAATGCACTGATGGAGCAACCA ACTGTGGTGGAGACAGCAGTAGTCAGTAGCCCAGACCCTATCCAAGGAG AGGTACTGAAGGCATTTGTGGTTCTGGCCCCACAGTTTCTGTCCCATGACC TGTCCCATGTGAAGTCAGTGACAGCCCCATACAAGTATCTGAGGAAG CTTGAA TTTGTCTTGGACCTGCCCAAGACAGTCACAGGGAAAATCTAA